One genomic region from Streptomyces venezuelae encodes:
- a CDS encoding amino acid deaminase/aldolase, whose protein sequence is MTPRAADRARYDRATAHLDAPVAIVDLEAFDDNAADLVRRAAGKPIRVASKSVRCRALLERVLAREGFAGIMSFTLDESLWLARAGFDDVLLAYPSADRAGFAELARDPKLAAAVTVMVDDVAQLDLIDASRAGGAEEVRVCLELDTALHLLGGRVRIGARRSPLRTPADLAEVARSVVRRPGFRLVGIMAYEGHVAGVGDSVAGRPLRSRAIRLMQSAARRELAERRAAVVRAVRAIAPDLEFVNGGGTGSVQYTAAEDAVTEIAAGSGLFVPRLFDNYTSFDGRPAALFAQPVVRRPGVGVVTVLGGGYPASGVAGPDRLPVPYLPEGLRYDPQEGPGEVQTPLLGSPADDLRIGDKVWFRHAKAGELCERFDQLRLVEGDRITASVPTYRGEGQTFL, encoded by the coding sequence ATGACTCCCCGCGCCGCCGACCGGGCCCGTTACGACCGTGCCACCGCTCACCTCGACGCGCCCGTGGCGATCGTCGATCTGGAGGCCTTCGACGACAACGCGGCGGATCTCGTCCGCCGGGCCGCCGGCAAGCCGATCCGCGTCGCGAGCAAGTCCGTGCGCTGCCGCGCGCTCCTTGAGCGGGTGCTCGCGCGGGAGGGGTTCGCCGGGATCATGTCGTTCACGCTCGACGAGTCGCTGTGGCTGGCGCGTGCCGGGTTCGACGACGTGCTGCTCGCCTATCCGTCGGCGGACCGCGCCGGATTCGCCGAGCTCGCGCGGGACCCCAAGCTCGCCGCCGCCGTGACGGTGATGGTCGACGACGTGGCCCAGCTCGATCTGATCGACGCCTCCCGCGCGGGCGGGGCGGAGGAGGTCCGGGTCTGCCTGGAGCTGGACACCGCGCTCCACCTCCTCGGCGGGCGGGTCCGGATCGGAGCCCGGCGCTCGCCGCTGCGCACCCCCGCCGACCTGGCCGAGGTGGCCCGCTCCGTGGTGCGGCGTCCGGGCTTCCGGCTGGTCGGGATCATGGCGTACGAGGGGCACGTCGCCGGTGTCGGCGACTCGGTCGCGGGTCGGCCGCTGCGCTCGCGGGCGATCCGGCTGATGCAGTCCGCCGCCCGCCGGGAGCTGGCGGAGCGCCGCGCGGCCGTCGTCCGGGCCGTCCGGGCGATCGCCCCGGACCTGGAGTTCGTGAACGGCGGCGGCACCGGCAGTGTGCAGTACACGGCCGCCGAGGACGCGGTGACGGAGATCGCGGCCGGTTCGGGGCTCTTCGTGCCGCGCCTCTTCGACAACTACACCTCCTTCGACGGACGCCCGGCCGCGCTCTTCGCGCAGCCCGTCGTCCGCCGTCCCGGTGTGGGCGTGGTGACCGTGCTCGGCGGTGGCTATCCCGCGTCCGGGGTGGCGGGCCCGGACCGGCTGCCCGTGCCGTATCTGCCGGAGGGGCTCCGGTACGACCCGCAGGAGGGTCCGGGCGAGGTCCAGACCCCGCTGCTCGGTTCGCCGGCCGACGACCTGCGGATCGGCGACAAGGTGTGGTTCCGGCACGCGAAGGCCGGCGAGCTGTGCGAGCGGTTCGATCAGCTCCGGCTGGTCGAGGGCGACCGGATCACGGCCTCCGTGCCGACGTACCGGGGCGAAGGGCAGACCTTCCTCTAG